The nucleotide sequence TTAGTCTTAAAATTTGTAAGTATtggtgtttttaaaataatgattcccgatttttcgtaattattcTAGCAAACATAGCTGACGGGACTAGAGTTGCGCGTTCacatataaatttttataaatacaaaagaaaatttgaatttcactacaaaaaaaaaaaatgaaacgaaacgaggaaaaaaagaaattataaaattaatatcGATACTTCAACACGTTGACTATTTACCATAAATGAAcatatcatttttataaaatgaaattgcaacaaaaacaGCAGTCTCATAATAATTttaagaaacaaattttttggtaattgaatgaaaaatatgatatgATTTCAGAAACATCGAATAAAAAGATAATACTATGAAAAACaccaatatttttatgaaagaaAGGATAACGTAAAATAAGCATAATATTTGAAGAAATGCTTTGCATTCGAACATAGGTAATttaaagtttttactttttcattcgcaaagtattcaaatttgaaaacaaatcggGAACCATGTGCTTGAagacacaatttaaaaaatactgtaAAGGTGTTAAAACGCCGAACATCGAGCCTGTAATTCTGCGTAAGGTTTATCGTGTAATAAACAGATAATGACTACAGTCATATTATCACAGCCTAAACCCCCCATTTGGCAATCTGGCGCTAAACATCTATCCATTAATTCTTCGCAAATTTCTTCTGGCTCCATTCCAGCACCTATTCGTTTTCTAACAAAATCCGAAACTTCCTGTAAACATACGCCAAGTTAGAATCTACAAAGTACAGGAATTATTagctgaaaagttggaaaatagaCCCATACTTCAGAAGTCAATACATCCCAAATACCATCGCAGGCCATTACAATGAATTCCCATTCGGCATTTATTTGTCTAACAATTACGTCTGGAcaagctgaaaaaatatataaatatttcTGGTAAAATCTATTCAATTTCAACTGGTCGGACGTTATTTTAGTTTGTAACGAAAAAGAAAGAGTACTATTTATTAGAAAATAAATTCGAGCGCAATTTAATTGAAATGAACATAAAACACGCGAGTGTAATTACACCTACGCAATTTCAcccaaggaaaaaaaaattaatacgtaaTCCTTTCAAGTTGTATGCGTTAAACGATTAATTCAatagtgaatttattttctattaaCACGACATGTTATATTTTCAATGCTGTGAAATTCTAATCACCTGTAACAACTTGTTCTTCCGAGCGTTTGGTTTCATTCTTCTTAAAAACGAAATCGCCTAGAGCTCGAGACAATGCGAGATTACCGTTGACGCGATTACTTTCAACCCATCCTCCGGCAGCAGTGATTCTTCGCATTTCACTCTCATTAGTTGGTTTATGATCAAATGATAACGCTTCGTAAGATCCATTGATTCCAGCTATTGCTCGTGAATCTCCCGCGTTAGCCTAAACATAAATATTACATTCACAATGCAATTCCTACAGGGGATTACGCAGGagtgttgaagaaaaaaaaactacgaacgCAATATAAAACATTATCCTTAATTAGTATAACGACCGCTGTTGTTCCTGCCAGTTCATCTTTTAAATGGATATTTTCTGACATAGCAGAATCTAATTCCATAAAACCCTGCAAATGAAATTATTCCATTTAAAACACAATCACATAAAAGGTAAAAACGTGAAGATGAATGAAGCAATTACTTTCTTCATGGCTTCggctattttattttctttgtacTCTGGACGATTTATAATATAAGCATGTAAATGTCTACTGGCATGTTCGGCGATTTTGCCACCTGAGTAACAAACGTTAACCTCGTTAAAAAATAAGCGTAGTGTATAAAATGCTTCGAAAATATTGCACAAAAACAACACTTCATTTACATCAAAGTTGATGGATGGAAAACATTCTCCAAAGTCAATACTTTGGTTACCATTCAAGGTTAATATCGTGTTATAAATTACTCCTTAACAACAGAACTAGAGCATGATtcttgaattaaattttgagaatgtACTATCACTATTAGTCACATCATTTTCAACGAATACTATGAGAAATTATCAATTAGAAAAATCCTCGATTGAAAAAGTCATTAAATTATTACATTGAATGATGGGTTACAACATTACAAACCATAACCAATAcgtgaataaataattaaagtAATTACCACCATGCCCATCATAAACGGCAAAAAATGCAGCATCTTGGTCATCAGGTAACGAAAGGATATGAGTGTGTGCATCTTCCATATTGATTCTCCACCCTTGCATACAGCTGGAGCCAACTTTATAGAGATTATTTTGGCAGGCAGCTGTCTCTTTGGTTGTCACAGGTTCAGATAATGTTTGTCCCATATTTATGCAGCCTTTATAAACACACAATTCATACATTCGCATGAGTTTATAAGACGAATTTCACACAACGATTTCTAATAATATTGTGTAGACATCATATGATTaggaacagaaaaaaaagtgataattgaTATGATTGTCATCACTTTCAAGTAGATCTTCCAGGATCCTTGTGCAATGAGTTAATTGCTCACCAACATGGATTATGAACGATGAAAGAGTGCTCTAGTATATATATATTACAATCTACAAAAATAACTTGATAAAAGTCGAACGTACAAATACACTTCAGCGTTTCACTCACCTATTTCAAGATATGAACTTCGTCATAATCAACTAAAATTAAAAGTACGTAACtggaaaataattataattataagGTTTATCACATAGCCTTaacaaattaatcaaaaacaaTAATCAGATTtcgaaataaacaaaatttgcaTCGACTAGTCACTCtttcttgaaatgaaaacacgAAACATCAAACGAATACGAAATTGTTCATTTCAACGATACGACAACACccctgcatttttttctttccgaGTTTTTTGCCTGGTGAATCGCAATCGCTAAGAAAATTCAAACCACGAAATTTCATACTTCGCCGGCAGGTTTGCGTTTGGCTTTGGCCAAGTCTCTGAGCTAGTGAGCGTGAGCTCTGAGAAGAATGATGACTGACAAAAACTAAATAacttaaaatcataaaaatcttgaaatttttatgaactgtAAATTGActtgaaagaaaacaaaaaattgcttaGTCAGCTCGGGAATACCGCCAGCCGCAAGCTCGCCTCGCTCGTGAATCGATCACTTTATTTCACTCTACGAAATTCGAAAAGAAATAATTCTGATCAGCGATCAACTGACCATTCAACAAGAAATactttattgtttttcttttcacaatCACAACACAACGCATTAACTTGCTAGGGAGGGCTTGATGAGAGGCAAAGAAAACTCAAAACTGAAGGTGATACTGAACATAAGACAAATATAAGCCCAGAAAAACCATAAAAACGGGTCGGTTGATCTACTGTAGGGCTCTAGCCGGCCTCTAGGCTACGCCTATTCAATGGATAACACGACTCGTTTTGAAGTGGAACGAATATGAAAGTGCGGCCAGCGTTATCATTTACATATTCTGAACAATCTAATTAgtacaaaatatacaaaaataaataaaatttaacagCTTCAATACACATAAAGAATAGAACACGACAAACAATATCACATCAAATAACTATACACGACATAAATATAACAAACCAAACACTGGTCACAAACAAGGGAAAGCCAGGAAATTAATTTcctcaatttgaacaaaattgttcATCAGAGAAAACTTAGTACGCTTTTCTTTTATGATTCGAGTCCTGCAATTTTAGGTAATACCAATAATAAGCAACGTAACAATAAATTACACCGCAAGAGTTATGAACAGAAGTGAACATCAGAGGTagaaatggatattttttgtcCAATCCCAACATATACTGAAAACAATGTtcatataaaaataacaaagaTAAGGAAAAAATGTACAATGTTTCGAAATGATTCAACAAAGAAAACGAAAATGAGCTCCGTTTTACGTTATATAGTTGCGGTAAATTACAAAATGCATAAACGGAATAAATTAGTGTAATTGATACTTTGGTCACTAATTCAAATTGTTCGTACAGCAACGGAAAAACAGAATAGTGACCAACAGtagataaaatcaaaaatattacaGCTTCCTTTCTCCAGATAACTGACATcagtctgaaaatgaaaacaatattaTATCAAAGCTTCGGCATATAAGTAAATTGTTCTAGTTTCTAAATCACTTCATTCATCCTACTCACGTTAAAGGAATGACGGGTAAAAGTATCGCTTTCTCGTGTACATGCCAtccaaatgaaaatgaagaaaacgcACAAATTATCAAAGTTCTAACAAAATGTAGAGGATTCCCCGGATTCAACCATAATTTCCATAAAGCAGgctgacaaaaaaatcatataaaactTAAACATAACGTAATAAGTTTCTCAAGTACATTACGTACGAGTATGCAAATGAATAACCCGATATACTCACTATGATTGTAATAAAAGTAATTATGAATGTATACGATGGATAAATAGAGGGTAACACGCTATGTTCATACTGCTGGACAAGACCTGCCGTCATACCACCACTTTGGCCTTTCATACTATAGCCTAATTTTTTACCTGTGATACGAACAtacacattttaattttttgtaacaatTGCACTTTTGAATGATAGGTATTCCAAGCAAACTCACCTAGGAAAAATAACACTCTGTCAAGTCCGTTATAAAGCGCCCAAAAATTTGGAGCCCAATATGAATGAGACAATCCTCGTTTGAAAGGGAAAAGTCTACTCAGAACCTGTCGTACAATACTAAGTTTAAATCATCAAGTGTAAAGCATAAATGCAAACGTGGTACAACcaacctgaaaaaattctccataCAAAATGAATGGACCGAACGAGATCATAAACACAGTGACCACTGCTAATCCCAATTTAACGCagtttttcatggaaaatgtgTTTCTTGAAACTGAATTTCCAAGAAAGCAGTAATTTCTTAAAAGGTAGATGAAGTACGCAGGTGCCATGTACATGAATATATGTTTCAAATTTAAGAGTATTAAAAACCAAACAGCACTTTCAAATTTCTTatcctgaaaaatcaaaaatttaataaaatatccCATACACTTATTCACTATTAGGCAGTAGTTTAATTATTCTCACCTCTAACATTCGAACTACAGAAATCAATAGGATACCAAATAAAAACCCattgtattgaaaatgaatgtgaTCTATCAACAATAACGTAGCATTTGTCAATAATAAGATGATCAGAATAGCTGAGGGAGAATTCCATTGCGATTTCCATTTGCTAGATTTCCTTAATTTACTATCACTAAAATATCTGCCACATCTGTCACAAAATACAGCCAAATAAAACCAGCAATAATCAATTGATTTAAAGAAATGACATTATAGCGAGGTAAAGCAAATATCTAGCGTCTATTTCGTTTacttttctaaaataattactCACGCACTCTTTTACTCCATAAGCATAGAAAAGGTCCATGACAATAACAGAAAATCTTTGAAACAGCAACGTATTCTGCGACTTGTAGTTTAAATTATTCACATCCAACATTTTTGGGTCGAAGTAATATGCAACCAAAGACAACAAGTACTCGAACAACGCGAAGAACGGTGGATAATCTAGAGTCCAATTGGAGTGATTTTCGGTGTACCATTGTTTCATAGGTAAACTGTAAGTAATTGCTAACCAGTTTCTATGAACCTCAAAATCTGTAGATGTGctgcaaatttttaaagaaaaataaatgattatCATATAATTACGAGATGAatcatgaaatatttcaaattgatacTTACTAGGAGGGCATCAAAAGTATTTTGAGACAAATTAAACCAATCAAAGTTGCCCAAAACATGATTATTCTTGGAGACTGACCGAGACCGACGATGCTGATGATGTTTTAATATTTAATCTGATGGTTTTCCACATCTACcgttctatttttcatttttcattattgccGACAGAACAAAAACACGTAATCCAAATTGACTCGTACCGTACTGTGTTCAACGTTTGTTAAAGAGgattcaaacttcaaagatAAGAAAACACATCAAACAGTTGATGAGTTGAaacatacatatgtaggtaaacGCAGATACGCTTCGACCGTCGACCCTTTTGAGTTTTGGCGATATTTTTGTGgagaatattatatttttgagaatattttgaaatttgttttttgattgataactgataacaatcaatcaaaaattcaaaaaatcaccaaaaccgATGCCAAAACTAAGGCTACTATAAACTTCGTTATGGGTAAGGACAGCCGCCATTGCACATCCAAGAAATGGATAAACATGTTATCTTATCATACGTATGCATACAATTATTCGTgtataaaatgcaactttttcgattgttcgcgggttcggatGAACTTTCATgaggtctcaaattaaagacgatgaaattccctatcgattggtgttaaatttttatcatttcgcgtaaaaataacgattttatgaatactttttattttactgatttttgcatactacgtacgtcatctttaaactgaaaatactcgaaattttcagtggacacataggtattttaatacagcaaaatgttcgttattttatcctctttagaatgagctattaccgaaagctctacatgcaaccgttcaaaagttttcgaagttttaagttgcgaaaacaagttgcggatggtaagtattgaactttgaactaatattactcgaaattttcagtggacacataggtattttaatacatcaaaatgttcgtaattttatcctctttaaaatggttgtttaccgaaagctctaccttcaaccgttcaaaagtttttgaagttcaaagttgcggaaagtggtcaaattgtgttattaCAGTTATCATGTGTTATCAGTAAGTTATAGTTTTGATCAGTAACcacttttcgcaactttgatcttcgaaaacttttgaacggttgaaggtagagctttcggtaaacaaccattttaaagaggataaaattacgaacattttgatgtattaaaatacctatgtgtccactgaaaatttcgagtaatattagttcaaggttcaatacttaccatccgcaacttgttttcgcaacttaaaacttcgaaaacttttgaacggttgcatgtagagctttcggtaatagctcattctaaagaggataaaataacgaacattttgctgtattaaaatacctatgtgtccactgaaaatttcgagtattttcagtttaaagatgacgtacgtagtatgcaaaaatcagtaaaataaaagtattcataaaatcgttatttttacgcgaaatgataaaaatttaacaccaatcgatagggaatttcatcgtctttaatttgagacctcatgaaagttcacccgaactggcgaacaatcaaaaaaattacattttttatatgGAAAGTTATATGCATACAGATGCATTCTAATGTTGTTGTGTTCAAGGTTGGATGCAAGATGTCGGCTGTCCTTACCTGTATGAAATTATAGTAGCCCTACCAAAAcctaaggaactaaataccaggtatggaaatacgccatctttggatatggaaaaaaattttcaaggactaaatttataaataataccaccaatttacgttatttttttacttcatattcattttaatacacaaaataaacattttcccaccatttttttgattcaatttcattataagactgaaatgaaaaaatcacatcaccgtcaaaactacgaaatctataaccaaaaatggcgtatttccatacctggtatttagttccttaccAAAACCACATAAACCACAAACAGGACAATTATGACGTCACGTTCTTAAAAAAGTTGTCGTCGTTATCACAAAATATAAATATCACAAACACGAAATCTTCAGGCTAGCAGTAGCCAGCCTCTACTCGTAAAGTTCTCTTTGACACTCTTTTCCTGATTAGTTATTAAATTAAAACGGAAGTGAAGTATGATATTACATATTAAATACTATAGTATTTACTAATTAGGTGATTGTTATCACTTATACGTTTATCGATTCGTTGTGTCGGTTCTGATACTGAAGCAGAGCAGAAGTTCTTTTATTCGTAAATTTGGTGTTTGATCAAAACTTAAAATATACAAGATGCCTAAACCGGAGAAAACTCATCAAGAAGATGAGGGAGACAAATCCCATCGACTTACGAATGCTGATTTTCGTAAGTTATTGATGACTCCCAGAACTACTCCAGCAACTATGCCAACCATGGTTTCCAACTCAGCGACCGCCAATAAACCGCaagaaattctgaaaactatTCCAAAAACAGAAGGTGAGGATAAAGCTGAACGTCGTCgtaagaagaaaatattttatgcCAAACTAAAGAAACAAGAAGATGATAAAATGGCGGAACTCGCAGAGAAGTACAGAGATCGTGCTAAAGAGAGACGAGATGGTCAAAATCCTGATTATCAGGTAGAAGATCCTCTCTCAGTAGCTAGTGGTTACCGAGCTGTTGCTCCAGATGTTAAATCTGGAATGGACGCCGCAGAACGAAGAAGGCAAATGATTCAGGAATCGAAATTTTTGGGTGGTGACATGGAGCATACTCACTTGGTAAAAGGTTTGGATTATGCGCTGTTACAAAAAGTAAGGAGTGAAATTCAAGTGAAAGAACTGGAACAAGAAGAGGAAATGGAACAAATAGTTAGTAAACCagttaagaaagaaaaaaagaaagatgagAATGAGATACAGTTTAAAACTAGGTTAGGAAGAAATATTTATCGCGTTGCTTTGGGTAGTAAAACAATTGAACGAAATCCAATGTTCGCACCTGGTAGAATGGCATACGTTATTGAATTACAAGATGATATGATCGATACTGATATTCCAACCACTGTAATCAGAAGTAAAGCTGATGTGCCAAGTTTAGAAGAAAAACCGATGCTGACCACTAATGATATTGTTATTAATAAATTAGCCCAAATTTTGTCTTATTTACGACAAGGGCCCAAACATTCCAGAAAAGCTCGAAGGAGAGAACGATTACAAgtgggttttttttttaaatgtaacgtgttatatttttctatcttttcgtatattttcatgttttctgttttttttcaggcTGGCGAAGATATGATTTTCCCTGATGTGGGTGATTATGTACCATCAACAGATAAACGTTCGGATGATAAAAAGAAAACGTCTAATTACTTCTCTGACACCAAATCAAACGAACCACGTAGCTCTTATAAAGAAGAAAAAGCGGTTTCCAAGTCTCAGTCGTCTTCTAATCACGAATCGAAGGCAGCTGGATTACTATCAAAGTTGGCAGCCGAACCAACTGGGTACGCGGAATGTTATCCTGGTTTAGAGGAAATGCAAGATGCAGTGGAAGATTCAGATGATGAAGTAGATTATACTAAAATGGATCTTGGTAATAAAAAAGGACCAATTGGTAGATGGGATTTCGATACCCAAGAAGAGTACAGTAATTATATGAACAGCAAAGAAGCTCTTCCGAAAGCAGCGTTTCAATATGGAGTTAAAATGGCAGACGGTCGTAGAACTAGAAAATATAATAAGGAGAAAAATGAAAGAGCTGAGTTAGATAGAGAATGGAATAAgattcaaaatattattcagAAACGTAAAGCTCCTCATTCAGATGGAATGCCACAGTTCAAAATGCCTCGctactaatttttcaaattttattcagctTTGAAAACTTAcggttttttcatcattcacgTTTCATATGCATATATGTACATTATGTACGTAATGCTATaatacatgtatttttttcgcgTAATAAAACAGATAGTTTAAGAAAACATAATTTAAGAGTTTATTGTAACACTTATTGGAACAT is from Planococcus citri chromosome 1, ihPlaCitr1.1, whole genome shotgun sequence and encodes:
- the LOC135832146 gene encoding probable protein phosphatase 2C T23F11.1 — translated: MGQTLSEPVTTKETAACQNNLYKVGSSCMQGWRINMEDAHTHILSLPDDQDAAFFAVYDGHGGGKIAEHASRHLHAYIINRPEYKENKIAEAMKKGFMELDSAMSENIHLKDELAGTTAVVILIKDNVLYCANAGDSRAIAGINGSYEALSFDHKPTNESEMRRITAAGGWVESNRVNGNLALSRALGDFVFKKNETKRSEEQVVTACPDVIVRQINAEWEFIVMACDGIWDVLTSEEVSDFVRKRIGAGMEPEEICEELMDRCLAPDCQMGGLGCDNMTVVIICLLHDKPYAELQARCSAF
- the xit gene encoding probable dolichyl pyrophosphate Glc1Man9GlcNAc2 alpha-1,3-glucosyltransferase, which produces MFWATLIGLICLKILLMPSYTSTDFEVHRNWLAITYSLPMKQWYTENHSNWTLDYPPFFALFEYLLSLVAYYFDPKMLDVNNLNYKSQNTLLFQRFSVIVMDLFYAYGVKECGRYFSDSKLRKSSKWKSQWNSPSAILIILLLTNATLLLIDHIHFQYNGFLFGILLISVVRMLEDKKFESAVWFLILLNLKHIFMYMAPAYFIYLLRNYCFLGNSVSRNTFSMKNCVKLGLAVVTVFMISFGPFILYGEFFQVLSRLFPFKRGLSHSYWAPNFWALYNGLDRVLFFLGKKLGYSMKGQSGGMTAGLVQQYEHSVLPSIYPSYTFIITFITIIPALWKLWLNPGNPLHFVRTLIICAFSSFSFGWHVHEKAILLPVIPLTLMSVIWRKEAVIFLILSTVGHYSVFPLLYEQFELVTKVSITLIYSVYAFCNLPQLYNVKRSSFSFSLLNHFETLYIFSLSLLFLYEHCFQYMLGLDKKYPFLPLMFTSVHNSCGVIYCYVAYYWYYLKLQDSNHKRKAY
- the beag gene encoding protein Red, which gives rise to MPKPEKTHQEDEGDKSHRLTNADFRKLLMTPRTTPATMPTMVSNSATANKPQEILKTIPKTEGEDKAERRRKKKIFYAKLKKQEDDKMAELAEKYRDRAKERRDGQNPDYQVEDPLSVASGYRAVAPDVKSGMDAAERRRQMIQESKFLGGDMEHTHLVKGLDYALLQKVRSEIQVKELEQEEEMEQIVSKPVKKEKKKDENEIQFKTRLGRNIYRVALGSKTIERNPMFAPGRMAYVIELQDDMIDTDIPTTVIRSKADVPSLEEKPMLTTNDIVINKLAQILSYLRQGPKHSRKARRRERLQAGEDMIFPDVGDYVPSTDKRSDDKKKTSNYFSDTKSNEPRSSYKEEKAVSKSQSSSNHESKAAGLLSKLAAEPTGYAECYPGLEEMQDAVEDSDDEVDYTKMDLGNKKGPIGRWDFDTQEEYSNYMNSKEALPKAAFQYGVKMADGRRTRKYNKEKNERAELDREWNKIQNIIQKRKAPHSDGMPQFKMPRY